In Amphiura filiformis chromosome 1, Afil_fr2py, whole genome shotgun sequence, the following are encoded in one genomic region:
- the LOC140148683 gene encoding dopamine receptor 2-like: MRLRWILISQLQHFTPMCFGCQQNRLRVNKERSGVVECRKGRRNRRVSPTFPSSGMHGYIPGSVSPRTPFESVLPLSETLGFYSTSVPRGYEPKIGTSYPMTSWDNETGLWNSTEPGDILSPSSPARDIIVGTLLSLVCFAVVFGNALVVVAIYRERYLRTTTNFFIASLASADFFIGSIVLPFAIYQELRPSQWIFGNAWCDAWHAMDILLSTASIMNLTVIAVDRFWAITMPMNYPTKMTKKLGALLISIVWIVSSLISFPCIAWWHAVEPIYPDYECIFPTNAVYLILSSCISFYIPSITMVILYWKVFITATEQVRSLRSGTKKFGGHEGQMMRIHRGGNSRIERNPLQRKMNGSTANGSPCIKYGTMGVMMGHEKKKFFSGMAKEHKAAKTLGIVMGVFILCWLPFFIVNVTAPLCEECIVLPHITFPVVVWLGYANSACNPVIYAFTSRSYKRAFRRILCLCFPGMKKKKDPWRRGRLISMSNMSSADSSMTLVDYGESIRITVLDGSKPPTSITAHKYSLPNTYF; encoded by the exons ATGAGGCTGCGGTGGATTCTGATATCCCAACTACAACACTTTACGCCAATGTGCTTTGGTTGTCAGCAGAACCGTCTCCGAGTGAACAAGGAGAGGTCAGGAGTGGTGGAATGCAGGAAGGGAAGAAGAAACCGACGGGTGAGCCCCACGTTCCCATCCTCGGGAATGCATGGATATATTCCTGGGTCAGTGTCACCTAGAACTCCTTTTGAAAGTGTACTTCCTTTATCAGAAACTCTTGGATTTTATTCTACATCTGTGCCGCGTGGATATGAACCTAAAATTGGTACAAGTTATCCTATGACTTCTTGGGATAATGAAACAGGTTTATGGAATTCGACGGAACCTGGAGATATTTTATCGCCGTCATCACCGGCAAGGGATATTATAGTCGGTACGCTTTTATCTTTAGTGTGTTTTGCTGTTGTATTCGGAAATGCTCTAGTTGTCGTTGCAATTTATCGAGAAAGATATTTACGAACAACGACTAATTTCTTTATCGCCTCGCTTGCCTCTGCGGATTTTTTTATAGGAAGTATAGTGTTACCTTTTGCAATTTACCAAGAATTAAGACCGTCACAATGGATTTTTGGCAACGCATGGTGCGATGCTTGGCATGCCATGGATATTTTACTTAGTACAGCTTCGATTATGAATCTTACAGTAATTGCTGTGGATAGATTTTGGGCTATTACAATGCCTATGAATTATCcaacaaaaatgaccaaaaaacttGGTGCTCTGTTGATATCAATAGTGTGGATAGTGTCGTCACTTATTTCATTCCCATGTATAGCATGGTGGCATGCCGTAGAACCTATATATCCTGATTATGAGTGTATATTTCCAACAAATGCGGTCTACTTAATTTTATCATCCTGTATATCATTTTATATACCTTCAATAACCATGGTTATATTGTATTGGAAAGTTTTTATCACTGCCACAGAACAAGTAAGAAGTCTAAGATCTGGTACAAAAAAGTTTGGAGGTCACGAAGGCCAAATGATGAGGATCCATAGGGGTGGTAACAGTAGAATTGAAAGAAACCCTTTGCAAAGAAAGATGAATGGGAGCACTGCCAATGGGAGTCCGTGTATAAAATACGGGACAATGGGAGTAATGATGGGACACGAAAAGAAGAAATTCTTCTCCGGAATGGCAAAGGAACATAAAGCTGCTAAAACATTAG GAATAGTAATGGGTGTCTTCATTCTTTGCTGGTTACCATTTTTCATCGTCAACGTCACAGCTCCCCTGTGCGAGGAGTGTATAGTACTACCACACATAACGTTCCCAGTAGTCGTTTGGCTTGGATACGCCAACAGCGCCTGCAATCCTGTAATTTACGCTTTCACATCTCGTAGCTATAAGCGAGCTTTTCGTCGAATTTTGTGCCTGTGCTTCCCTGGgatgaagaaaaagaaagatcCGTGGAGACGAGGAAGACTTATATCGATGAGTAACATGAGTTCAGCCGATTCATCAATGACTTTAGTTGACTATGGGGAATCTATTAGAATAACTGTTTTAGATGGTAGTAAACCGCCTACATCAATAACAGCTCATAAATATTCCCTTCCTAACACATACTTTTAA